Proteins co-encoded in one Candidatus Polarisedimenticolaceae bacterium genomic window:
- the dnaB gene encoding replicative DNA helicase — translation MLQDVVSDTLPHSEDAERSVLGAVLLDNRQIHKVQEILTHEAFYAERHRTIFRALEDLASVGTAFDLVTLRDALEREGALETCGGVAYLAALIDGSARSTNVEHYAKIVKDKSIRRDLIRGAQRILGAAMRPAGSADEVLDEAEKAIFEVSQERLRTGFLSMKIVGERSIRLIEDLTHRREPITGIPSGFLQLDEWTAGLQAGDLIVLAARPSMGKTTLALNVAAHAAMRHGRTVGIFSLEMSHQQLFSRMLCAEARVDAHRLRTGRISKDDWQRIIKVFAELSDTPMFIDDTPGVTISEMRAKTRRLKLERGLDLVIVDYLQLMQGRGRYDSRQQEISDISRSLKEMAKELQVPVVALSQLSRAPEQRSTGEKRPQLSDLRESGAIEQDADVVLFLFREEVYKKEDTELKGKAELIIGKQRNGPTGTVDLHFIREFTSFVNPEWRDA, via the coding sequence ATGCTGCAGGACGTCGTCTCCGACACCCTTCCCCATTCCGAGGACGCCGAGCGCTCCGTCCTCGGCGCCGTGCTGCTCGACAACCGGCAGATCCACAAGGTCCAGGAGATCCTGACGCACGAGGCGTTCTACGCCGAGCGTCACCGGACGATCTTCCGCGCCCTCGAGGATCTCGCCTCGGTGGGGACGGCATTCGACCTGGTGACGCTCAGGGATGCGCTCGAGCGCGAGGGCGCGCTCGAGACGTGCGGTGGCGTCGCCTATCTCGCGGCGCTCATCGACGGAAGCGCCCGCTCCACGAACGTCGAGCACTACGCGAAGATCGTCAAGGACAAATCGATCCGCCGCGATCTCATCCGCGGCGCCCAGCGGATCCTCGGGGCCGCGATGCGTCCGGCCGGCTCGGCCGACGAGGTCCTGGACGAGGCCGAGAAGGCGATCTTCGAGGTCTCGCAGGAGCGGCTGCGGACCGGCTTCCTCTCCATGAAGATCGTCGGCGAGCGCAGCATCCGGCTCATCGAGGATCTGACCCACCGGCGCGAGCCGATCACGGGGATCCCGAGCGGCTTCCTCCAGCTCGACGAGTGGACCGCGGGCCTTCAGGCCGGAGATCTCATCGTGCTCGCCGCCCGCCCCTCGATGGGCAAGACGACGCTCGCCCTCAACGTCGCGGCGCACGCGGCGATGCGCCACGGCCGCACCGTCGGCATCTTCTCGCTCGAGATGTCCCACCAGCAGCTCTTCTCGCGCATGCTGTGCGCGGAGGCCCGCGTCGACGCGCACCGCCTGCGCACCGGCCGGATCAGCAAGGACGACTGGCAGCGCATCATCAAGGTCTTCGCGGAGCTCTCGGACACGCCGATGTTCATCGACGACACGCCCGGCGTGACGATCTCGGAGATGCGCGCCAAGACCCGCCGGCTCAAGCTCGAGCGGGGCCTCGACCTCGTCATCGTCGACTACCTCCAGCTCATGCAGGGCCGCGGCCGCTACGACAGCCGCCAGCAGGAGATCTCGGACATCTCGCGGTCGCTCAAGGAAATGGCGAAGGAGCTCCAGGTCCCGGTCGTCGCGCTCTCGCAGCTCTCGCGCGCGCCGGAGCAGCGATCGACCGGCGAGAAGCGGCCGCAGCTCTCCGACCTCCGCGAGTCCGGCGCGATCGAGCAGGACGCCGACGTCGTCCTCTTCCTCTTCCGCGAGGAGGTCTACAAGAAGGAAGACACGGAGCTCAAGGGGAAGGCGGAGCTCATCATCGGCAAGCAGCGCAACGGGCCGACCGGGACCGTCGACCTCCACTTCATTCGCGAGTTCACGAGCTTCGTGAACCCCGAATGGCGGGACGCGTAG
- the rpmI gene encoding 50S ribosomal protein L35 gives MPKLKTHRGAAKRFKKTATGKIKRSKAFKSHILTKKTTKRKRGLDMPSLVSKADQKRVEAMLPYNR, from the coding sequence ATGCCCAAGCTGAAGACCCACCGAGGCGCCGCGAAGCGGTTCAAGAAGACCGCGACGGGCAAGATCAAGCGATCGAAGGCTTTCAAGAGCCACATCCTCACGAAGAAGACGACCAAGCGGAAGCGCGGTCTCGACATGCCGTCCTTGGTCTCGAAGGCCGACCAGAAGCGTGTCGAGGCGATGCTCCCGTACAACCGCTGA
- a CDS encoding phenylalanine--tRNA ligase subunit alpha yields MKDRLDGLEREFVSALSAAGSDVAAVEAVRVRFLGKKGELTALLKGLSGLAPDVRPAAGQQINAAKATFEDALARAAASAGQRARDLALAKERVDVSLPGRRPFRGALHPVTQTRRELESIFRTMGYTVEHGPEVEDDFHNFEALNLPPGHPARDATDTFYLPGGLLLRTHTSPVQVRTMETTRPPIRMICPGRVYRKDLDATHLPMFHQLEALVVDEGISMADLRGTCAAVWKMFFGDDVEVRLRPGYFPFVEPGCEFDISCRVCLGKGCRACKQSGWLELGGAGMVHPAVFEAVGIDPERYTGFAFGLGIDRIAMMRFGIDDLRLLVENDVRFLEQFPC; encoded by the coding sequence ATGAAGGACCGTCTCGACGGGCTCGAGCGGGAGTTCGTCTCAGCCTTGAGCGCGGCGGGGTCCGACGTGGCCGCCGTCGAAGCGGTCCGCGTCCGGTTCCTCGGCAAGAAGGGCGAGCTGACCGCGCTCCTCAAGGGGCTCTCCGGCCTCGCGCCCGACGTGCGCCCCGCCGCGGGCCAGCAGATCAACGCCGCCAAGGCGACGTTCGAGGACGCGCTCGCGCGGGCGGCGGCCTCGGCGGGACAACGCGCGCGCGACCTCGCGCTCGCCAAGGAGCGCGTCGACGTCTCGCTCCCGGGGCGCCGGCCCTTCCGCGGCGCGCTCCACCCGGTGACGCAGACCCGCCGCGAGCTCGAGTCGATCTTCCGGACGATGGGGTACACGGTCGAGCACGGTCCCGAGGTCGAGGACGACTTCCACAACTTCGAGGCGCTGAACCTCCCGCCGGGGCATCCCGCGCGCGATGCGACCGACACCTTCTACCTCCCGGGCGGGCTCCTCTTGAGGACGCACACGTCCCCGGTGCAGGTGCGCACGATGGAGACGACCCGGCCGCCGATCCGCATGATCTGCCCCGGCCGCGTCTACCGGAAGGATCTCGACGCGACGCACCTCCCGATGTTCCATCAGCTCGAGGCGCTCGTCGTCGACGAGGGGATCTCGATGGCGGACCTTCGCGGGACGTGCGCCGCGGTCTGGAAGATGTTCTTCGGCGACGACGTTGAGGTGCGCCTCCGTCCGGGGTACTTCCCGTTCGTCGAGCCGGGCTGCGAGTTCGACATCTCTTGCCGCGTCTGCCTCGGGAAGGGCTGCCGGGCGTGCAAGCAATCGGGCTGGCTCGAGCTGGGCGGCGCGGGGATGGTGCACCCCGCCGTCTTCGAAGCGGTCGGCATCGACCCCGAGAGATACACCGGGTTCGCCTTCGGCCTCGGGATCGACCGCATCGCGATGATGCGGTTCGGGATCGACGACCTCAGGCTCCTCGTCGAGAACGACGTTCGCTTCCTCGAGCAGTTCCCGTGCTGA
- the rplT gene encoding 50S ribosomal protein L20, whose protein sequence is MPRVKRGNKRRLKRKKILRRAKGYYLAKSKLYRIAKQQVERSMAFATRDRRAKKGDFRRLWIVRINAAARLHDMSYSALIHGLKAAGVTLDRKVLADIAVHDPAAFGQVVRAARQATQPA, encoded by the coding sequence ATGCCGCGCGTCAAGAGAGGCAACAAGAGGCGCCTGAAGCGGAAGAAGATCCTTCGCCGGGCGAAAGGCTATTACCTCGCAAAATCCAAGCTCTACCGGATCGCGAAGCAGCAGGTCGAGCGCTCGATGGCGTTCGCCACGCGCGACCGTAGGGCGAAGAAGGGCGACTTCCGCCGCCTGTGGATCGTGAGGATCAACGCCGCCGCGCGCCTGCACGACATGTCGTACTCGGCGCTCATTCACGGCCTCAAAGCGGCCGGCGTCACCCTCGACCGGAAGGTCCTCGCCGACATCGCCGTCCACGACCCGGCGGCTTTCGGCCAGGTCGTCCGCGCGGCCCGTCAGGCGACCCAGCCCGCCTGA
- the thrS gene encoding threonine--tRNA ligase: protein MPETIATVHVTLPDGSVRAVPHGTTPREVAASIGPRLAKDAVVAKANGVLVDLSRPLLEDVRLEILTAKSPEALEVLRHSTAHATAQAVQELFPGTKIGQGPVIENGFYYDFDRDQPFTDADLATIEARVREIIGRNLPIERLDLPKSEAIAFFTKEQEPYKIYFATTKGDDVVSIYRQGSWTDFCRGPHVPSTGRLGAFKLLSVAGAYWLGSEKNKMLQRIYGTAFFTQADLDRYLHLLEEARKRDHRKLGKELDLFMFHPYAPGAAFWTERGTIVVNLLNAYLRELQQADYREIKTPLLYNRHLWELSGHWGKYRENMFLVLDKETGEHDFSLKPMNCPSHYLYYNAKTHSYRELPLRFVTYDVLHRNEVSGSLSGLTRVRQFQQDDCHVFLRQDQIETEVKRLADFILAYYKTFGLTATLKFATRPEVRIGDDAMWDRAEGALKAALESTGLPYEIKPGDGAFYGPKIDFDVADSLGRKWQLGTIQLDYAAPDRFKLEYVGEDNSPHRPVVIHRAVSGSFERFIAILIEHYAGAFPLWLAPEQVRVLPITDRINAYAEDVRAKLAEAGLRVRLDDRGEKIGAKIRDAQLQQIPFMLVLGDREAENGTVAVRSRRAGDEGALPVDAFLARAITLVKTKSNALSLDQATETPCPS from the coding sequence ATGCCGGAGACGATCGCCACGGTTCACGTCACGCTGCCCGACGGCTCGGTACGCGCCGTCCCGCACGGGACCACACCGCGCGAGGTCGCCGCGTCGATCGGACCCCGGCTGGCGAAGGACGCGGTCGTCGCGAAGGCCAACGGTGTCCTCGTCGACCTCTCCAGGCCGCTCCTCGAAGACGTTCGCCTCGAGATCCTGACGGCGAAATCCCCCGAGGCGCTCGAGGTCCTCCGCCATTCGACGGCGCACGCGACAGCGCAGGCGGTGCAGGAGCTCTTCCCCGGCACCAAGATCGGCCAGGGGCCGGTCATCGAGAACGGCTTCTACTACGACTTCGATCGCGACCAGCCGTTCACCGACGCCGACCTCGCGACGATCGAGGCGCGCGTCCGGGAGATCATCGGCCGGAACCTCCCGATCGAGCGGCTCGATCTCCCGAAGTCCGAGGCGATCGCCTTCTTCACGAAGGAGCAGGAGCCCTACAAGATTTACTTCGCCACGACCAAGGGCGACGATGTCGTCTCGATCTATCGCCAGGGGAGCTGGACCGATTTCTGCCGGGGCCCGCACGTCCCCTCGACGGGGCGGCTCGGCGCTTTCAAGCTCCTCTCGGTCGCCGGCGCGTACTGGCTGGGCAGCGAGAAGAACAAGATGCTCCAGCGCATCTACGGCACCGCGTTCTTCACGCAGGCCGATCTCGACCGCTACCTGCACCTCCTCGAGGAGGCCCGGAAGCGCGACCACCGCAAGCTAGGCAAAGAGCTCGACCTCTTCATGTTCCACCCGTACGCTCCCGGCGCTGCGTTCTGGACCGAGCGGGGCACGATCGTCGTCAACCTGCTGAACGCCTACCTGCGCGAGCTGCAGCAGGCCGACTACCGCGAGATCAAGACCCCGCTGCTCTACAACCGCCATCTCTGGGAGCTGTCGGGGCACTGGGGCAAGTACCGCGAAAACATGTTCCTCGTCCTCGACAAGGAGACGGGCGAGCACGATTTCTCGCTCAAGCCGATGAATTGCCCGTCGCACTACCTCTACTACAACGCGAAAACTCACTCGTACCGCGAGCTGCCGCTCCGCTTCGTCACCTACGACGTCCTCCACCGGAACGAGGTGTCGGGCTCGCTCTCGGGTCTGACCCGCGTCCGCCAGTTCCAGCAGGACGACTGCCACGTCTTCCTTCGCCAGGACCAGATCGAGACCGAGGTCAAGCGCCTCGCCGACTTCATCCTCGCCTACTACAAGACGTTCGGCCTGACGGCCACGCTCAAGTTCGCGACGCGCCCTGAGGTCCGCATCGGCGACGACGCGATGTGGGACCGCGCGGAGGGGGCGCTCAAGGCTGCGCTCGAGTCGACCGGCCTCCCCTACGAGATCAAGCCCGGGGACGGCGCGTTCTACGGGCCGAAGATCGATTTCGACGTCGCGGACTCGCTCGGGCGCAAGTGGCAGCTCGGGACGATCCAGCTCGACTACGCCGCCCCCGACCGCTTCAAGCTCGAGTACGTCGGCGAGGACAATTCCCCTCACCGCCCCGTCGTGATCCACCGCGCGGTCTCCGGCTCGTTCGAGCGCTTCATCGCGATTCTCATCGAGCACTACGCCGGCGCGTTCCCGCTCTGGCTCGCGCCCGAGCAGGTCCGCGTGCTGCCGATCACCGACCGCATCAACGCTTACGCCGAGGACGTCCGCGCGAAGCTGGCCGAGGCCGGCCTGCGCGTGCGTCTCGACGACCGCGGCGAGAAGATCGGCGCCAAGATCCGGGACGCCCAGCTCCAGCAGATCCCTTTCATGCTCGTCCTCGGCGACCGCGAGGCCGAGAACGGAACGGTCGCGGTGCGGTCCCGCCGGGCCGGAGACGAGGGGGCGCTCCCGGTCGACGCCTTCCTCGCGCGCGCCATCACCCTCGTGAAGACGAAGAGCAACGCCTTGTCCCTGGACCAGGCGACGGAGACGCCATGCCCAAGCTGA
- the carA gene encoding glutamine-hydrolyzing carbamoyl-phosphate synthase small subunit, translating into MEAILALEDGTLFRGRAFGATGERTGEVVFNTSMTGYQEILSDPSYRGQIVVMTAPEIGNVGTNGGDSESEHPQVEGFAVRELSEAPSNWRSTQALQEHLREHRIPGIAELDTRALTRHLRSRGVLKGVLSSARGPAEDLVRRARLSPGLETIDLVAKVTCPAPYAWDAPREGAWAEPFGQEPGAARIRCVAYDLGAKRNIFRLLHEAGFDVTVVPATFSANDALALAPEALFFSNGPGDPATATYVVEAVRGLVGRLPAFGICLGHQIAARALGASTFKLKFGHRGANHPVQDLRTGRVSVTSQNHGYAVDPATLPAGVAVTHVNLNDGTCEGFFDEARQLLAVQYHPEASPGPHDALGLFGEFRRLAERARAGAVAGKGAR; encoded by the coding sequence ATGGAGGCGATCCTCGCGCTCGAGGACGGGACCCTGTTCCGCGGCCGCGCGTTCGGTGCCACCGGCGAGCGCACCGGCGAGGTCGTGTTCAACACCTCGATGACCGGCTACCAGGAGATCCTCTCCGATCCCTCCTACCGCGGGCAGATCGTCGTCATGACCGCGCCCGAGATCGGGAACGTCGGAACGAACGGCGGCGACAGCGAGTCGGAGCACCCGCAGGTCGAGGGGTTCGCGGTCCGCGAGCTGTCGGAAGCGCCCTCGAACTGGCGTTCGACGCAGGCGCTCCAGGAGCACCTGCGCGAGCACCGGATCCCCGGGATCGCGGAGCTCGACACGCGGGCGCTGACGCGCCACCTCCGGAGCCGCGGCGTCCTCAAGGGCGTGCTCTCGAGCGCGCGCGGTCCCGCCGAGGATCTCGTGCGGCGCGCGCGGTTGTCGCCGGGGCTCGAGACGATCGACCTCGTCGCCAAGGTCACCTGCCCCGCGCCCTACGCGTGGGATGCGCCGCGCGAGGGGGCGTGGGCCGAGCCGTTCGGCCAGGAGCCGGGTGCCGCGCGCATCCGCTGCGTCGCCTACGATCTCGGCGCCAAGCGGAACATCTTCCGCCTCCTCCACGAGGCCGGCTTCGACGTCACGGTCGTCCCTGCGACGTTCTCGGCGAACGACGCGCTCGCTCTCGCGCCCGAGGCGCTCTTCTTCTCGAACGGGCCCGGAGACCCGGCGACGGCGACGTACGTCGTCGAGGCTGTGCGCGGCCTCGTCGGACGGCTGCCGGCGTTCGGGATCTGCCTCGGCCATCAGATCGCCGCGCGTGCGCTCGGCGCGAGCACGTTCAAGCTGAAGTTCGGCCACCGCGGGGCGAACCATCCGGTGCAGGACCTGCGCACGGGCCGCGTCTCCGTCACCTCGCAGAACCACGGATACGCCGTCGATCCGGCCACCCTTCCCGCGGGCGTCGCCGTGACGCACGTCAACCTCAACGACGGGACCTGCGAAGGGTTCTTCGACGAGGCGCGTCAGCTCCTCGCGGTCCAATACCATCCCGAGGCGTCGCCCGGGCCGCACGACGCCCTCGGGCTCTTCGGCGAGTTCCGCCGGCTCGCCGAGCGGGCGCGCGCCGGCGCCGTCGCCGGGAAGGGCGCTCGATGA
- a CDS encoding MBL fold metallo-hydrolase has protein sequence MIRFPSGSLQITILSAGSLWLDGGAMFGVVPKPLWAKLRAPDERNRIRLAMNVLLVEDGRTRVLIDNGAGTKWDDKQRDIYGFDLRSAEEILRPAGLVPGDIDIVLDSHLHFDHAGGNTAADRDGRLVAAFPNARYVVQRGELEFARSDNERIRASYQRDNFEPLVASGQFDFVEGDARVTDRIEVLLAPGHTPFLHVPVVRSGEHTIAFLADLVPTASHVPFPYIMGYDVEPLRTLESKKRILPRAAREGWRLVFEHDADLPLGILEETAGKLRAVPLAVEA, from the coding sequence GTGATCCGCTTTCCGAGCGGATCGCTGCAGATCACGATCCTCTCGGCCGGCTCCCTTTGGCTCGACGGAGGCGCGATGTTCGGGGTGGTGCCGAAGCCGCTGTGGGCGAAGCTCAGGGCCCCTGACGAGCGGAACCGTATCCGCCTCGCAATGAACGTGCTCCTGGTCGAGGACGGCCGGACGCGGGTCCTCATCGACAACGGCGCCGGCACGAAGTGGGACGACAAGCAGCGCGACATCTACGGGTTCGATCTCCGCTCGGCCGAGGAGATCCTGCGCCCCGCGGGTCTCGTCCCCGGCGACATCGACATCGTCCTCGACTCCCATCTCCACTTCGACCACGCCGGCGGGAACACGGCGGCCGACCGGGACGGACGTCTCGTCGCCGCCTTCCCGAACGCTCGTTACGTCGTCCAGCGCGGCGAGCTCGAGTTCGCGCGCTCGGACAACGAGCGCATCCGCGCTTCGTATCAGCGCGACAACTTCGAGCCGCTCGTCGCGAGCGGACAGTTCGACTTCGTCGAAGGGGACGCCCGGGTGACCGATCGGATCGAGGTCCTGCTGGCCCCGGGGCACACGCCGTTCCTGCACGTCCCGGTCGTGCGTTCCGGCGAGCACACGATCGCGTTCCTCGCGGACCTCGTGCCGACGGCGAGCCACGTGCCGTTTCCGTACATCATGGGCTACGACGTCGAGCCGCTTCGCACCCTGGAATCGAAGAAGCGCATCCTGCCGCGCGCCGCGCGCGAAGGGTGGCGGCTCGTGTTCGAGCACGACGCCGATCTTCCGCTCGGCATCCTCGAGGAAACCGCCGGCAAGCTCCGCGCGGTACCCCTCGCGGTGGAGGCCTGA
- the aroF gene encoding 3-deoxy-7-phosphoheptulonate synthase → MLIVMKKGSTPDETARVCDAVRAIGRTPVTVVIDGREAISVAAGNPPLDAGRFEGMAGVHQVVPLEAPYRLAARDARPRGTAITVGGRTIGAGGLFVVAGPCAVENEEQIVETARLMKQAGADALRGGAYKPRSSPYSFQGLGPEGLRLLVVAREATGLPIVSEAVDESSLDLVAAQADIVQIGARNMHNGALLKSAGRLRKPILLKRGMSATLDDLLMAAEFILDQGNGEVILCERGIRTFSQHSRFTLDLSVVPAAQTASHLPVFVDPSHAAGRRERVAPMARAAVAAGADGVIFEVHPDPDDALSDGRQALVPGEAAELIAQLREVAAVLSRKTEVAR, encoded by the coding sequence ATGCTCATCGTCATGAAGAAGGGGAGTACCCCGGATGAGACGGCCCGGGTGTGCGATGCCGTCAGGGCGATCGGACGGACCCCGGTCACGGTGGTCATCGACGGTCGTGAAGCGATCTCGGTCGCGGCCGGCAACCCTCCGCTCGACGCGGGACGCTTCGAGGGGATGGCAGGGGTGCACCAGGTCGTTCCGCTCGAGGCTCCGTACCGTCTCGCCGCACGCGACGCGCGGCCTCGCGGTACGGCGATCACCGTCGGCGGCCGTACGATCGGCGCCGGCGGTCTCTTCGTCGTCGCAGGCCCGTGCGCCGTCGAGAACGAGGAGCAGATCGTCGAGACGGCCCGCCTCATGAAGCAAGCCGGCGCCGACGCGCTCCGCGGCGGCGCCTACAAGCCCCGGTCGAGCCCCTATAGCTTCCAGGGGCTCGGGCCGGAAGGTCTGAGGCTCCTCGTCGTAGCGCGGGAGGCGACCGGGCTCCCGATCGTCTCCGAGGCGGTCGACGAGTCGTCGCTCGATCTCGTCGCCGCGCAGGCCGACATCGTCCAGATCGGCGCCAGGAACATGCACAACGGCGCCTTGCTCAAGAGCGCCGGCCGCCTTCGCAAGCCGATCCTCTTGAAGCGCGGCATGTCGGCCACCCTGGACGACCTGCTCATGGCCGCCGAGTTCATCCTCGATCAGGGGAACGGCGAGGTCATCCTCTGCGAGCGCGGGATCCGGACGTTCTCCCAGCACAGCCGGTTCACGCTCGACCTCTCGGTCGTTCCGGCGGCGCAGACGGCGAGCCATCTGCCCGTCTTCGTCGACCCCTCGCACGCCGCGGGTCGGCGCGAACGCGTCGCGCCCATGGCGCGCGCCGCGGTGGCCGCGGGCGCCGACGGCGTGATCTTCGAGGTCCACCCGGATCCCGACGACGCGCTCTCCGACGGCCGGCAGGCGCTCGTGCCGGGCGAGGCCGCCGAGCTCATCGCGCAGCTCCGCGAGGTCGCCGCCGTCCTCTCGCGCAAGACCGAGGTCGCACGGTGA
- a CDS encoding PIN domain-containing protein — protein sequence MAGRVALRVAEGALGLLLLAAAFGLVAWPLAGALAAAAAFVLVAERLRSPAPDSPSRVPALLDSSALIDGRIAEVAAAGFLEHELLLPGFVLAELQRLADAPDAARRQRGRRGLTIVETLKAKAPLTVVDDDAPHEAEVDAKLVDVAARRGAVLVTTDYNLGKVAAIRGLTVLNVNALALALRPVVLPGEPLRVTVVKEGKEAGQGVAYLEDGTMVVVEQAQRRIGETLDVVVTSAIQTAAGKMFFAKANS from the coding sequence ATGGCGGGACGCGTAGCCCTGCGCGTCGCGGAGGGCGCGCTCGGGCTTCTTCTCCTCGCCGCGGCCTTCGGCCTCGTCGCCTGGCCGCTCGCCGGCGCCCTCGCCGCCGCCGCGGCGTTCGTCCTCGTGGCCGAGCGGCTCCGGTCGCCGGCGCCGGACAGCCCGTCACGCGTGCCGGCGCTTCTCGACAGCTCGGCGCTCATCGACGGCCGGATCGCCGAGGTCGCCGCCGCCGGCTTCCTCGAGCACGAGCTTCTCCTCCCGGGCTTCGTCCTCGCCGAGCTGCAGCGCCTCGCGGACGCGCCGGACGCGGCGCGCCGCCAGCGCGGACGGCGCGGCCTGACGATCGTCGAGACCCTCAAGGCGAAGGCTCCGCTCACCGTCGTCGACGACGACGCGCCGCACGAGGCCGAGGTCGACGCGAAGCTCGTCGACGTCGCCGCACGGCGCGGTGCCGTGCTCGTGACGACCGACTACAACCTCGGGAAGGTCGCCGCGATCCGCGGTCTCACCGTCCTGAACGTGAACGCCCTCGCCCTCGCGCTTCGCCCGGTCGTCCTCCCCGGCGAGCCGCTCCGCGTGACGGTCGTCAAGGAAGGCAAGGAAGCGGGCCAGGGGGTCGCCTACCTCGAGGACGGCACGATGGTCGTCGTGGAGCAAGCGCAGCGGCGCATCGGCGAGACGCTCGACGTCGTCGTGACGAGCGCGATCCAGACGGCGGCCGGAAAGATGTTCTTCGCGAAAGCTAACAGTTAA